A single genomic interval of Theropithecus gelada isolate Dixy chromosome 16, Tgel_1.0, whole genome shotgun sequence harbors:
- the GLTPD2 gene encoding LOW QUALITY PROTEIN: glycolipid transfer protein domain-containing protein 2 (The sequence of the model RefSeq protein was modified relative to this genomic sequence to represent the inferred CDS: inserted 3 bases in 3 codons), with amino-acid sequence MGVAVRPPXLRHWFSHSVPLTIFALLLLYLSARSLGARSGCGPGAQACVPWGTAPFQVRQESGPLEAPERKEPPCLAPRGTLGRMMRPFHASVKPERDVRLSPYLAGWRALVEFLTPXGSVFAFATREAFTKVTALEARVHDPDAEHYLSLAAMAAWERRAGLLEQPGAAPRDPARSSGSRTLLLLHRALRWSQLCLHREATGALGGPDAGVQCSDAYRAALGSHHPXLVRQAARLAFLAFPGRRRLLELACPGTTQAEARAALVQAADTLEDVYNRTQSLLAKRGLLQLT; translated from the exons ATGGGGGTGGCGGTGCGGCCCC GACTGCGGCACTGGTTCAGCCACTCAGTTCCTCTCACTATCTTCGCGCTGCTGCTGCTTTATCTCAGTGCTCGGAGCCTAG GCGCCCGCTCGGGCTGCGGACCCGGGGCTCAGGCCTGCGTTCCATGGGGAACCGCGCCCTTCCAG GTCCGGCAGGAGTCGGGACCCCTGGAGGCCCCGGAGAGGAAAGAGCCTCCGTGTCTGGCCCCTCGGGGGACGCTGGGCCGTATGATGAGGCCGTTCCACGCCAGTGTGAAACCCGAAAGGGATGTGAGGCTGTCGCCGTACCTGGCGGGATGGCGGGCACTCGTCGA GTTCCTGACTC CTGGTTCAGTCTTCGCCTTCGCCACTAGGGAGGCCTTCACCAAGGTGACAGCCCTGGAGGCTCGGGTGCACGACCCGGACGCGGAGCACTACTTGTCTCTGGCGGCCATGGCGGCGTGGGAGCGGCGGGCGGGACTGCTGGAGCAGCCGGGGGCGGCCCCCCGGGACCCGGCCCGGAGCTCGGGCTCTCGCACGCTGCTCCTGCTGCACCGTGCGCTGCGctggtcccagctctgcctccaccGGGAGGCGACCGGCGCGCTGGGAGGCCCGGACGCGGGAGTGCAGTGCAGCGACGCCTACCGCGCGGCCCTGGGTTCGCATCACC GGCTGGTCCGTCAGGCCGCCCGCCTCGCCTTCCTCGCCTTCCCGGGTCGCCGCCGCCTGCTGGAGCTGGCGTGTCCTGGAACCACCCAGGCGGAGGCGCGGGCCGCGCTCGTCCAGGCCGCCGACACCCTGGAGGATGTCTACAACCGCACCCAGAGCCTGCTGGCCAAGCGCGGCCTGCTCCAGCTGACCTAG